Proteins encoded in a region of the Candidatus Nanosynbacter sp. HMT-352 genome:
- a CDS encoding DNA gyrase/topoisomerase IV subunit B — MTKQTNEQSYDGSQIQVLEGLEPVRKRPGMYIGSTGYEGVHHLIKEIADNSIDEAIAGYATKVEVTLLKDGGVRVSDDGRGIPVDKHPKTGKSTLETVLTILHAGGKFGGGGYKVSSGLHGVGSSVVNALSTRMIAEVRKNGKIYRQEYATGVPQTDLEVVGKSDTTGTTITFYPDPTIFKETVNFDYKWVVNYLRHQAYLTKGIYTSVVDERTGERKAFYFEGGIQSYVKNLNIGKDVLSDDIFYVEKQVEDCMVEIAVQYNDTYVEVVKPFANNVLTPDGGTHLVGFRTALTRVINDYARKNSLLKEKEDNLTGDDIREGLTAVILVKLPDPQFEGQTKNKLGNPEMRRYVDQVMSEYFAYYLEENPATAKKVVGKATLAARARKAARAARDNVIRKGAFEGLNLPSKLTDCSSRNRKDCELFIVEGNSAAGSAKDGRDSTIQAVLPLRGKVLNTERARFDKMFANAEIVSLIKAMGVGIGDQFDISGIRYDKIIFMTDADVDGAHISTLLMTFFFRYMSEVIEAGHVYLAKPPLFGLSRGTGSNRKIDYVYDEVALEQKLNEKINERKAAGIKIDENAERFKQAGYTAQQRFKGLGEMDAAQLWETTMNPENRTLVKVNIEDAERADAIFTKLMGDSVELRKNFIQTNAAKVNVEDLDF; from the coding sequence ATGACTAAACAAACAAACGAACAATCTTATGATGGCTCACAAATTCAGGTTCTAGAGGGTCTTGAGCCGGTTCGTAAGCGTCCAGGAATGTACATCGGTAGTACGGGGTATGAGGGCGTACATCACTTGATTAAGGAAATCGCCGATAACTCAATTGACGAGGCAATCGCTGGTTATGCTACAAAGGTTGAAGTAACTTTGTTAAAGGATGGTGGTGTTCGAGTATCTGATGATGGTCGTGGTATTCCTGTCGATAAACACCCAAAGACGGGTAAGAGTACGCTAGAGACGGTATTAACAATCTTGCATGCCGGCGGTAAGTTTGGTGGCGGCGGCTATAAGGTTTCGTCTGGACTTCACGGTGTTGGTTCTAGTGTTGTGAATGCGCTATCTACGCGTATGATTGCTGAGGTTAGAAAAAATGGCAAGATTTATCGTCAAGAATATGCAACAGGGGTACCTCAGACAGACCTGGAAGTTGTTGGAAAGTCTGATACTACTGGAACGACAATTACGTTTTATCCAGATCCAACTATCTTTAAAGAGACGGTTAATTTTGACTATAAATGGGTTGTTAACTATCTTCGTCATCAGGCATATCTTACAAAGGGTATTTATACGTCAGTTGTTGATGAGCGAACTGGTGAACGAAAAGCTTTCTACTTTGAGGGCGGTATTCAGAGTTATGTAAAGAACCTGAATATTGGTAAAGATGTTTTATCGGACGATATATTTTATGTCGAGAAGCAGGTTGAAGATTGCATGGTAGAGATCGCTGTTCAGTATAATGATACATATGTTGAAGTGGTGAAACCCTTTGCTAACAATGTCTTAACGCCTGATGGTGGTACTCATTTGGTTGGTTTTCGAACGGCTCTCACTCGCGTAATTAATGATTATGCGCGCAAGAATAGCTTGCTTAAAGAAAAAGAAGACAATCTGACTGGCGATGATATTCGCGAAGGTTTGACGGCAGTTATTCTGGTGAAATTGCCAGATCCTCAGTTTGAAGGTCAGACTAAGAACAAACTTGGCAATCCAGAGATGCGCCGCTATGTAGATCAGGTAATGAGCGAATATTTCGCGTATTATTTGGAAGAAAATCCAGCTACGGCTAAGAAGGTTGTCGGCAAGGCTACGCTGGCGGCGCGAGCTCGTAAGGCGGCAAGAGCTGCGCGCGACAACGTTATCCGTAAGGGGGCATTTGAAGGCTTAAATCTACCCTCTAAGTTGACAGACTGCTCATCCCGTAATCGAAAAGATTGTGAATTATTTATTGTTGAGGGTAATTCAGCTGCAGGTTCGGCTAAGGATGGTCGCGATTCAACTATTCAGGCTGTTCTTCCTCTTCGCGGTAAGGTATTAAATACCGAGCGCGCAAGGTTTGATAAAATGTTCGCTAATGCTGAAATTGTTTCGTTGATTAAGGCTATGGGCGTTGGAATTGGCGACCAATTTGATATCAGTGGTATTCGTTACGACAAGATAATCTTCATGACAGATGCTGATGTTGACGGTGCGCACATTTCTACACTTTTGATGACATTCTTCTTCCGATACATGTCTGAAGTGATTGAAGCGGGTCATGTGTATTTGGCGAAGCCGCCTCTATTTGGTCTAAGTAGAGGAACTGGTAGCAATCGTAAGATAGACTATGTTTATGATGAAGTGGCTCTCGAGCAAAAATTGAACGAAAAGATTAATGAACGTAAGGCTGCAGGTATAAAAATTGATGAAAATGCTGAAAGATTTAAGCAAGCAGGCTATACGGCGCAGCAACGATTTAAGGGTCTTGGCGAGATGGATGCCGCCCAATTATGGGAAACAACTATGAATCCAGAAAACCGAACATTAGTGAAGGTTAATATTGAGGACGCAGAACGTGCAGACGCGATATTTACGAAGCTTATGGGTGATAGTGTAGAATTGAGGAAAAATTTTATTCAAACAAATGCCGCTAAGGTTAATGTGGAAGATTTGGACTTTTAA